In Aestuariibaculum lutulentum, one DNA window encodes the following:
- a CDS encoding DUF2357 domain-containing protein has product MLNVKAVKIDSLIICLKLGDVIGALKNSDKNIDYVLATDDEYSFEFDETNNKISVHEWQSYYIQSINDKILNESLFNNRGRLIDNNIGELFFKNSIGKSKFEKLDLIVKSSKLSNSEFEELLKTVDSKISNLTFSYNVSGVGSKVIRKKQNLQQNEYLRFKYLAQFFEDHLKPWLESIIKEPHRLNLSRREYEKLELAPYIDEESMVEIFSGSNQFTPSVKSSSLSKKLVFNGKEHIPVEISHGLEFDTYDNVENRFIKFLVDNLCQLINVCKGRYDIMSNHMLENIDIISIKKNLWYYSNRSILRDCKKMNYIPFSSQVIQKKTPYNKALRFYQDMNSLPVINFSENTYDEILELKKIDKLYEYYCFFKLEEILDDILKTYNKNTDYQEVVNGNSVILSSPEISYQTTDKKISLFYQKTYKKQVDTYSINLDPDFSIEIVNLNTNELEILVLDSKFKSKHELVKSEDIHKMHTYKDAIINCNFAIALFPGSNNIFYPEPLTSLYSGVGAYVLKPNFDNSELKTLLNKVLCNYGS; this is encoded by the coding sequence ATGCTAAATGTAAAAGCTGTTAAAATAGATTCCTTAATTATTTGCTTAAAATTGGGTGATGTTATTGGTGCGCTTAAAAATAGTGATAAAAATATAGATTACGTTTTAGCTACTGATGATGAGTATTCATTTGAATTTGATGAAACCAATAATAAAATATCTGTTCATGAATGGCAATCTTACTATATTCAGTCAATTAATGATAAAATTTTAAATGAAAGTCTATTTAATAACAGAGGACGATTAATTGATAATAATATTGGTGAATTATTTTTTAAAAATTCTATTGGTAAGTCTAAATTCGAAAAATTAGATTTAATTGTAAAATCTTCAAAACTATCAAATTCTGAATTTGAAGAATTACTAAAAACCGTTGATTCAAAGATTTCTAACCTTACTTTTTCTTACAATGTATCTGGAGTAGGTTCAAAAGTAATAAGGAAAAAACAAAATTTACAACAAAATGAATATTTGAGATTTAAATATTTAGCTCAATTCTTTGAAGACCATTTAAAACCCTGGCTTGAATCAATTATTAAAGAACCACATAGGTTAAATTTAAGCAGAAGAGAATATGAAAAACTTGAATTAGCTCCTTATATTGATGAAGAATCAATGGTTGAAATATTTTCAGGTTCAAATCAATTCACTCCTTCAGTAAAATCATCAAGCTTATCAAAGAAGTTAGTATTCAATGGCAAAGAACATATTCCTGTGGAAATAAGTCACGGTTTAGAATTTGACACCTATGATAATGTAGAAAATAGGTTCATTAAATTTTTAGTTGATAACTTATGTCAATTAATAAATGTTTGTAAAGGAAGGTATGACATAATGTCAAATCATATGTTGGAGAATATTGATATCATATCCATTAAAAAAAACCTTTGGTATTATTCTAATCGATCAATTTTACGTGATTGTAAAAAAATGAACTACATACCCTTTTCTTCACAAGTAATTCAAAAGAAGACACCCTATAATAAAGCTTTAAGGTTTTATCAAGATATGAACTCTTTACCAGTTATAAATTTTTCTGAAAACACATATGATGAAATTCTTGAATTAAAGAAGATTGATAAACTATATGAATATTATTGTTTTTTTAAATTAGAAGAAATTTTAGATGACATTCTAAAAACTTATAACAAAAATACTGATTACCAAGAAGTCGTAAATGGAAATAGTGTAATATTATCCTCTCCAGAAATTTCTTACCAAACTACTGACAAAAAAATTTCATTATTCTATCAAAAGACCTACAAAAAACAAGTAGACACATATTCCATAAATTTGGACCCTGATTTTTCAATTGAAATTGTAAACTTAAATACTAATGAATTAGAAATTTTGGTTTTAGATTCCAAATTTAAAAGTAAACATGAACTTGTGAAATCAGAAGATATACATAAAATGCACACCTATAAAGATGCCATTATTAACTGCAATTTTGCAATTGCATTATTTCCTGGTTCTAATAATATTTTTTATCCAGAACCCCTTACTTCACTTTATTCAGGTGTTGGCGCTTATGTTTTAAAGCCTAATTTTGATAATAGCGAGTTGAAAACACTATTAAATAAAGTTTTATGCAATTATGGAAGTTAG
- a CDS encoding AAA family ATPase, producing the protein MQLWKLGCRWGSNTPLFYDFIKNHSIVISWIDKPFQKNDWILIANGHTILAFAIVSEEMHSCVSNPNYKHEFEKLQIPFEDNLLIAKANWFVLQKEDQFKYQLQQGICKVQDLNTQNIFSKTLKKYTMEARKENLISLLKQKKQIILQGPPGTGKTRLAKILASELCNTNTHEGITLEQIPLTNANIAERLKDVESIPSASNRKTYRIKNIKNDRCTVILETNSSYEIPFNGIREAYKNRLWEGGQSNGFDPYNAAIAKYLHENNSLIKSKPIKESNDYALIQFHPSYTYEDFVRGIVVKNNGNEVEYKTENKILASLAAQANENYIDSKKDTKSITKEQWVKEEFEDFKDFIIDSMDSNSNYALNDTVNIIGVEEDAFRYTGNTWKNQFRMKYSDIIHLYMNNISSRKSIKKEEKISSLGKTHATYFKLLLDAFYDFMKGKKAPIINIQSIKQKNYVLIIDEINRANLPNVLGELIYALEYRGDSVESMYDIDGLNSIIIPPNLYIIGTMNTADRSVGHIDYAIRRRFAFVEVLPKILEDSELENKIFIKDKFIEVSKLFTSNIDEYILNSHTFLEKSEYLSDEFRVEDIWLGHSYFIAENEDEFKMKMEYEIKPILKEYVKDGILSESSLETINSL; encoded by the coding sequence ATGCAATTATGGAAGTTAGGTTGTAGATGGGGAAGTAACACACCTCTTTTTTATGATTTTATCAAAAATCATAGTATCGTAATTAGTTGGATTGATAAACCATTTCAAAAAAATGATTGGATATTAATTGCAAATGGTCATACGATTTTAGCTTTTGCCATCGTTAGCGAAGAGATGCATTCATGTGTATCAAATCCAAATTATAAGCATGAATTTGAAAAACTTCAAATACCATTCGAAGATAATTTGTTAATAGCAAAGGCTAATTGGTTTGTATTACAAAAGGAAGACCAGTTTAAGTATCAATTACAACAAGGTATTTGTAAAGTACAGGATTTAAACACCCAAAATATTTTTAGTAAGACTTTAAAAAAATATACAATGGAGGCACGAAAAGAAAATCTTATAAGTCTTTTAAAACAAAAGAAACAAATTATTCTTCAAGGTCCTCCAGGGACTGGTAAGACAAGATTAGCTAAAATATTGGCATCAGAATTATGCAATACAAATACACATGAGGGCATTACGTTAGAACAAATTCCTTTAACTAATGCCAATATCGCTGAAAGACTTAAGGATGTTGAAAGCATCCCAAGCGCCTCTAATAGAAAAACATATAGAATTAAAAACATAAAAAATGATAGATGTACGGTAATATTAGAAACAAATAGCTCATATGAAATACCTTTTAATGGTATTAGAGAGGCTTATAAAAATAGATTATGGGAAGGCGGTCAAAGCAATGGTTTCGACCCATATAATGCCGCTATTGCAAAATATCTTCATGAAAACAACAGTCTTATTAAATCAAAACCCATTAAAGAGTCTAATGATTATGCTTTAATTCAATTTCATCCGTCATACACATACGAAGACTTCGTAAGAGGTATAGTTGTAAAAAACAATGGTAATGAAGTTGAATACAAAACTGAAAATAAAATATTAGCATCTTTAGCTGCTCAAGCCAACGAAAACTATATTGATAGTAAAAAAGACACGAAATCTATCACAAAAGAACAATGGGTTAAAGAAGAATTTGAAGACTTTAAGGATTTTATTATAGATTCCATGGATTCAAATAGTAACTATGCACTCAATGATACAGTAAATATCATAGGAGTTGAGGAGGATGCTTTTAGATATACAGGTAATACTTGGAAAAATCAATTCCGCATGAAATATTCAGATATAATCCATTTATACATGAATAACATTTCAAGTAGAAAGAGCATAAAAAAGGAAGAAAAAATAAGTTCTTTAGGTAAAACCCACGCAACATATTTCAAACTATTATTAGATGCTTTTTACGATTTCATGAAAGGTAAAAAAGCTCCAATCATTAATATACAAAGTATTAAGCAGAAAAATTATGTATTAATAATTGACGAAATAAATAGAGCAAATCTGCCGAATGTTTTAGGTGAGCTAATATATGCTTTAGAATACAGAGGTGATTCTGTTGAAAGCATGTATGATATAGATGGTTTAAATAGTATTATAATACCTCCAAATCTGTATATAATAGGCACTATGAATACAGCGGACAGAAGTGTTGGTCATATTGATTATGCAATAAGACGACGCTTTGCATTCGTAGAAGTTCTACCTAAAATATTAGAAGATTCTGAATTAGAAAATAAAATCTTTATCAAAGATAAATTTATTGAAGTTTCTAAATTATTTACATCAAATATTGATGAATATATTTTAAACTCACACACATTTCTCGAAAAATCAGAATACTTATCTGACGAGTTTAGAGTTGAGGACATTTGGTTAGGTCATAGTTATTTTATAGCAGAAAATGAAGATGAGTTTAAAATGAAAATGGAATATGAAATAAAACCAATTTTAAAAGAATATGTTAAGGATGGTATATTAAGTGAATCATCATTAGAAACAATTAATAGTCTATAA